The Triticum dicoccoides isolate Atlit2015 ecotype Zavitan chromosome 6A, WEW_v2.0, whole genome shotgun sequence genome has a window encoding:
- the LOC119317206 gene encoding UDP-glycosyltransferase 82A1-like has protein sequence MGAEPELVDPAVVLVPFPAQGHVTPMLQLARALVARGVTATVAVPDFVHRRMGSVDVVGGVALASIPSGIPDDDEEPPGFASIAHAMEHHMPAHLEQMLARGEAPGARGAACLIVDVLASWAVPVASRCGVPVVGFWPAMLATFGVVAAIPELLSKGFISDCGSPISTEGLNKDEAKEDLQIANNLRIVPEDLQLGTKELLPWLVGCAASQRSRFAFWLQILQRAKSLRCLLVNSFPGEAADVVSGQHGAPQDLRILQVGPLLTDGLLDDPHELPAENPSMWQADGSCMDWLDQQRAGSVIYVSFGSWVAPIGPVKISELAHGLEATGRPFLWVLKNDPSWRAGLPSGYMETVAGRGKVVSWAPQGGVLAHEAVGCYLTHCGWNSTLEAIQHGVRLLCYPVSGDQFINSAFIVKMWEIGIRLRSTGRGDVKDYIERILEGEDGRRLQEKMNELRERVAVGEARFVAKKNLKAFVDGIKRDDLAPGHLAT, from the exons ATGGGAGCAGAGCCAGAGCTCGTCGACCCCGCCGTCGTCCTCGTGCCGTTCCCGGCGCAGGGCCACGTCACGCCGATGCTCCAGCTGGCGCGCGCGCTCGTCGCGCGGGGCGTCACGGCCACCGTCGCCGTGCCAGACTTCGTCCACCGCCGCATGGGTAGCGTCGACGTCGTCGGCGGCGTCGCGCTCGCGTCGATCCCAAGCGGCATCCCGGACGACGACGAAGAGCCACCGGGATTCGCCAGCATCGCGCACGCCATGGAGCACCACATGCCCGCGCACCTGGAGCAGATGCTAGCGCGGGGGGAGGCTCCTGGCGCCAGGGGTGCCGCGTGCCTCATCGTTGACGTCCTCGCGTCCTGGGCCGTCCCCGTGGCCTCCCGGTGCGGCGTGCCTGTCGTCGGGTTTTGGCCGGCGATGCTGGCGACTTTCGGCGTCGTGGCTGCCATCCCGGAGCTTCTTAGCAAGGGGTTCATCTCAGATTGCG GCAGTCCCATTTCGACGGAAGGACTCAACAAAGATGAAGCGAAAGAAGACCTCCAGATCGCAAACAACCTCCGCATAGTACCCGAAGACTTGCAACTTGGCACCAAAGAGCTGCTGCCATGGCTCGTCGGCTGCGCTGCATCGCAGAGATCAAGATTCGCCTTCTGGCTCCAGATCCTACAGCGCGCCAAGAGCCTCCGCTGCCTCCTGGTCAACTCCTTCCCGGGCGAAGCCGCCGACGTAGTTTCCGGCCAGCACGGCGCACCACAGGACCTCCGAATTCTCCAGGTCGGACCACTGCTAACCGACGGACTGCTTGACGATCCGCACGAGTTGCCAGCAGAGAACCCTAGCATGTGGCAGGCAGATGGATCGTGCATGGATTGGCTTGACCAGCAACGTGCAGGGTCAGTGATCTACGTGTCTTTCGGGAGCTGGGTCGCGCCGATCGGGCCGGTGAAGATCAGCGAGCTGGCGCACGGCCTCGAGGCCACCGGGAGGCCTTTCCTGTGGGTTCTGAAGAACGATCCTTCGTGGCGAGCCGGCCTGCCCAGTGGGTACATGGAGACGGTGGCCGGCCGTGGCAAGGTCGTCTCCTGGGCGCCTCAGGGAGGCGTTCTTGCGCACGAGGCCGTCGGGTGCTACCTCACCCACTGCGGCTGGAACTCCACGCTCGAGGCGATACAGCACGGGGTCCGTCTCCTGTGCTACCCGGTCTCCGGTGACCAGTTTATCAACTCGGCCTTCATCGTTAAGATGTGGGAAATAGGGATCAGGCTCCGGAGCACTGGCAGAGGCGACGTGAAAGATTATATCGAGAGAATCTTGGAAGGAGAAGATGGAAGACGGTTGCAGGAGAAG
- the LOC119317207 gene encoding uncharacterized protein LOC119317207 has translation MTREGPLRTWRSGAHPRFQMYMLAFNTTDGQRLGRTQPCTSRGGCRTGWRMRIARAREYTGGDWVALDMRRIRPTRPARHTGPPTPPEIPPAVQPQHLLVHRHRHVAREQRGRPDEERQEEKEHTRRSRHFLMDGGNGGLYGTEVAIDGQIWLASKMVHGAVVELGVLVTAWWRQARKD, from the exons ATGACGAGAGAGGGCCCTCTGCGTACATGGCGCAGCGGCGCTCACCCCCGGTTTCAG ATGTACATGCTGGCGTTCAACACCACGGATGGACAGAGGCTGGGCAGAACCCAGCCATGTACGTCCAGAGGCGGTTGCCGGACAGGCTGGAGGATGAGGATAGCGCGAGCGCGAGAGTACACAGGAGGTGACTGGGTCGCACTCGACATGCGGCGGATTCGGCCCACGCGGCCAGCGCGTCATACGGGTCCGCCAACGCCGCCCGAAATACCACCAGCAGTCCAACCTCAACACCTCCTTGTTCACCGGCATCGGCATGTCGCCCGTGAACAGCGCGGGCGCCCCGACGAGGAACGACAGGAGGAGAAGGAGCACACGCGTAGGAGCCGCCattttctgatggatggtggcaatgGTGGATTGTATGGAACAGAGGTGGCGATCGATGGGCAGATCTGGTTGGCTAGCAAGATGGTGCATGGTGCAGTGGTCGAGCTGGGCGTTTTGGTTACAGCATGGTGGAGGCAGGCGCGCAAGGACTGA